CAAATAGCTTATTTATTTGTATTAAGGGCTATACGGTAGATGGTCATGATTACGCACAACAAGCCGTTAATGCTGGAGCAACGGTAATTGTTACAGAGCGACTTTTACAATTAGAGGGCGACATCGCACAAGTGATTGTTAATAGCACGGATCGTACGCTAGGTATTTTAGCGGCGAAATTTTTTGACTATCCGTCAAAGGATTTAACGATGATCGGTGTCACAGGAACAAATGGTAAAACGAGTGTAACAGGGATCATTCACAATATTTTAGTTGGACTTGGTGAGAAATCAGCTTTGTCTGGTACGATTGGCTTCGACTTAAATGGTGTACTGTATGAGTCAGCGAACACAACAAGTGACGCACTGAATACACAGCAAATGATTTTCCGTGCGAAAATGGAAGGCTGCCGTGCAATGGTGATGGAGGTTTCATCTCACGGGTTACAGCTGGGTCGTTTATCGGGTGTAGATTATGATGTGGCGGTATTTACAAACTTGACCCATGACCACTTAGATTTCCATGGTACGATGGAGAACTATGGCAATGCAAAAAGCTTACTGTTTTCACAACTTGGGCAAGATTTAGAGAAAAATAAACACGTCGTATTAAATGCGGATGATGCATGGTCAGAGCGCTATGCTGCGATGACACCATTCCCTATTTGGACATATGGCTTAAAGAACGATGCGATTTTCAAAGCAGAAAGTTGTCGCTATGAAGATGGCATGACGTATTTTGACATGATTACTCCTGAAGGAACGTTCCCAGTAGCGATGCATTTACTAGGTGAATTTAATATCTATAATGTACTTGCAGCAACGGCGGTCTTTTATGCGCGTCAATTCCCAATCGATGCGATCATTGAACAAATTGAAATGCTTCCACCGGTAAAGGGACGTATGGAAAAAGTAGATTCTGAATTACCGGTTCAACTATTCATCGATTACGCGCATACGCCAGACGCGATTGAAAAAGCAATCAATGCGGCATTACCTTATAAAAAACCGGAAAATAAATTAATCTTCTTGGTCGGAACAGGTGGTGGTCGTGATAAAACGAAGCGTCCAACAATGGCCGAAAAAGCATCCGTTGCAGATTATGTCGTGTTAACAACAGATGACCCGCGCTACGAGGCATTTGATAGTATTACAGGTGATTTAGCAAAAGGCATGCAACATGACAACTTTGTTTGTATCGGTGACCGTGCAGAAGCAGTTCGTCACGCGATTACCGTAGCGGATCCAGGTGATATTATTATTTTTGCTGGTAAAGGGCATGAAGATTATCAAATTATTGAAAATACAAAATACCCACATAGTGATGCACAAATTGCAATTGATGCAGGAAAAGTAAAATTCATTTAATTCGTAACAATGAAACGTGAGAGCAAAAGCAGCTCTTGCGTTTTTTTTATAAATGTAGAGAAATGGTAAAAATAGAATAATATTAAAACACTTATAATTATTATAATAGTACCAAATTATGTTACGATAATAGTAATTATTTAAGTAGAATGGGAGTGTTATAGATATGGAATTTATACAATCAATGGGGATTATGGCAGATTACATTCATATGGCGTTAAAAAAAGAGGCCGTTATTGTTATTGCGGACAAGGATCATCGAATCGTGAAATACATACCGGGTGAAAATTTAAAATTAGATTATCGTGAAGGGGACAAAATTAATGCGAGCGATTCCAATTTGATGGCTGCATTAAATGGTCGTGATTCAGATATTTATTTAG
The sequence above is a segment of the Solibacillus sp. FSL H8-0523 genome. Coding sequences within it:
- a CDS encoding UDP-N-acetylmuramoyl-L-alanyl-D-glutamate--2,6-diaminopimelate ligase → MYAEELFSTLMQKKIVGQLPKVIQDIAIDSRSVQPNSLFICIKGYTVDGHDYAQQAVNAGATVIVTERLLQLEGDIAQVIVNSTDRTLGILAAKFFDYPSKDLTMIGVTGTNGKTSVTGIIHNILVGLGEKSALSGTIGFDLNGVLYESANTTSDALNTQQMIFRAKMEGCRAMVMEVSSHGLQLGRLSGVDYDVAVFTNLTHDHLDFHGTMENYGNAKSLLFSQLGQDLEKNKHVVLNADDAWSERYAAMTPFPIWTYGLKNDAIFKAESCRYEDGMTYFDMITPEGTFPVAMHLLGEFNIYNVLAATAVFYARQFPIDAIIEQIEMLPPVKGRMEKVDSELPVQLFIDYAHTPDAIEKAINAALPYKKPENKLIFLVGTGGGRDKTKRPTMAEKASVADYVVLTTDDPRYEAFDSITGDLAKGMQHDNFVCIGDRAEAVRHAITVADPGDIIIFAGKGHEDYQIIENTKYPHSDAQIAIDAGKVKFI